A window from Salvelinus fontinalis isolate EN_2023a chromosome 8, ASM2944872v1, whole genome shotgun sequence encodes these proteins:
- the b4galt5 gene encoding beta-1,4-galactosyltransferase 5 yields the protein MPTHLRFRRRSFLGLIFLFSLSTTALYFIYSAPGIVNEYLFMVQATGIHIKDNVKNIGVQVLEQVVRGGYNINGTDYAYDFNLSESDVPPTTYLPDSFTYLSSQICPERLPSMKGRLEVNMSEMALEDVERVLLNAEPSMTLGGYWKPRDCVPRWKVAILVPFRNRHEHLPILLRHLIPALQRQRLQFAFYVVEQVGSEPFNRAMLFNVGFREAMRDLDWDCMVFHDVDHMLENDRNYYGCGDMPRHFAVKLNKYSYMLPYNEFFGGVSGLTVEQFTKINGFPNAFWGWGGEDDDLWNRVQYANYTVSRPHGELGRYMSIPHHHRGEVQFLGRYTLLRRSKERQSLDGLNNLQYSPLLSRRPLYTNISVSLSRKLAPIADYN from the exons TAAATGAGTACCTGTTTATGGTGCAGGCCACAGGGATTCACATCAAGGACAACGTGAAGAATATCGGTGTTCAGGTTCTAGAGCAGGTGGTCAGAGGTGGTTACAATATCAATGGGACAG ATTATGCCTATGACTTCAACCTGAGTGAGAGTGATGTGCCGCCCACCACATACCTCCCCGACAGCTTCACCTATTTGTCCTCACAGATCTGCCCAGAGAGACTGCCCTCCAtga agGGGAGGCTGGAGGTGAATATGAGTGAGATGGCTCTGGAGGATGTGGAGAGGGTTCTGTTGAATGCTGAGCCTAGCATGACCCTGGGGGGCTACTGGAAGCCCAGGGACTGTGTCCCACGCTGGAAG GTGGCGATACTGGTCCCATTCCGAAACCGCCATGAGCACCTGCCCATATTACTCAGACACCTGATACCAGCACTACAGAGACAGAGGTTACAGTTCGCCTTCTATGTTGTAGAGCAg gtTGGTAGTGAGCCCTTCAATAGGGCTATGTTGTTTAACGTGGGCTTCCGGGAGGCTATGCGGGACCTGGACTGGGACTGTATGGTGTTCCACGATGTAGACCACATGCTGGAGAACGACAGGAACTACTACGGCTGTGGAGACATGCCTCGCCACTTCGCTGTCAAACTCAACAAGTACTCCTACAT gcttCCTTACAATGAGTTCTTTGGTGGCGTCAGTGGTCTGACAGTGGAACAGTTCACCAAGATCAATGGCTTTCCCAATGCATTCTGgggctggggaggagaggacgacGACCTTTGGAACAG GGTGCAGTATGCTAACTACACGGTCAGTCGGCCGCATGGAGAGTTGGGCCGTTACATGTCAATCCCACACCACCACCGTGGCGAGGTGCAGTTCCTGGGAAG GTACACTCTTCTAAGGCGCTCTAAGGAGAGACAGAGTCTGGATGGGCTCAACAACCTGCAGTACTCCCCCCTATTATCCCGGAGGCCTCTCTACACCAACATATCAGTCAGCCTGAGCAGGAAGCTAGCCCCTATAGCAGACTATAACTGA